Proteins encoded together in one Flavobacteriales bacterium window:
- the gyrB gene encoding DNA topoisomerase (ATP-hydrolyzing) subunit B, which yields MSEKKKAAASYSADSIQVLEGLEAVRKRPAMYIGDIGVKGLHHLVYEVVDNSIDEALAGHCDTVEVSITPTNGIRVKDNGRGIPVDMHAKEGRSALEVVMTVLHAGGKFDKDSYKVSGGLHGVGVSCVNALSTLLRAEVHRDGKKYEQEYSEGKPLFPVREIGATDYRGTIVTFQPDLSIFQVSEYNFDTLAARLRELAYLNKGIKLSLTDERRTNEDGSFVSETFYSEKGLVEFVKYLDGNRQPLIEDVIYMEGEKQGIPVEIAMVYNDSFNENLHSYVNNINTHEGGTHLAGFRSGLTRTLKKYADNSGATGKLKFEIAGDDFREGLTAVISVKVAEPQFEGQTKTKLGNNEVSGAVNIAVSEMLENYLEEHPRDAKQIVDKVILAAQARHAARKAREMVQRKGAFTGGGLPGKLADCQSKDASQSELFLVEGDSAGGTAKQGRNREFQAILPLRGKILNVEKAMQHKILDNEEIRNIYTALGVHIGTEEDSKALNMEKLRYHKIIIMCDADVDGSHIQTLIMTFFYRHMQPLIERGCLYIATPPLYMVKKGKEQVYCWTEAERDAIVERMKGANKDASVGIQRYKGLGEMNAEQLWETTMDPTRRTLRQITIENGAEADRVFSMLMGDDVPPRREFIEKNAVYAKLDV from the coding sequence ATGAGCGAGAAGAAGAAGGCCGCCGCCAGCTATTCGGCGGACAGCATCCAGGTGCTGGAAGGCCTGGAAGCGGTGCGCAAACGCCCCGCCATGTACATCGGTGACATCGGGGTGAAGGGCCTTCACCACCTGGTGTATGAAGTGGTGGACAACTCCATCGATGAGGCCCTTGCCGGGCACTGCGACACGGTGGAGGTGAGCATCACCCCCACCAACGGCATCCGCGTGAAGGACAACGGACGCGGCATCCCCGTGGACATGCACGCCAAGGAGGGCCGCAGCGCCCTGGAGGTGGTGATGACCGTGCTGCACGCCGGGGGCAAGTTCGACAAGGACAGCTACAAGGTGTCCGGCGGTCTGCACGGTGTGGGCGTGAGCTGCGTGAACGCGCTCAGCACCCTGCTGCGCGCCGAGGTGCACCGCGACGGGAAGAAGTACGAGCAGGAGTACAGCGAAGGCAAACCCCTGTTCCCGGTGCGCGAGATCGGCGCCACGGACTACCGGGGCACCATCGTCACCTTCCAGCCCGACCTCAGCATCTTCCAGGTCAGCGAGTACAACTTCGACACCCTGGCCGCCCGCCTCCGCGAACTGGCCTACCTGAACAAAGGCATCAAGCTCTCCCTCACCGACGAGCGCCGCACGAACGAGGACGGCAGCTTCGTGAGCGAGACCTTCTACAGCGAGAAGGGCCTGGTGGAGTTCGTGAAGTACCTGGACGGCAACCGACAGCCGTTGATCGAGGACGTGATCTACATGGAGGGGGAGAAGCAGGGCATCCCCGTGGAGATCGCCATGGTGTACAACGACTCGTTCAACGAGAACCTGCACTCCTACGTCAACAACATCAACACCCACGAGGGGGGCACGCACCTGGCCGGCTTCCGCAGCGGCCTCACCCGCACCCTGAAGAAGTACGCGGACAACAGCGGGGCCACCGGCAAGCTCAAGTTCGAGATCGCGGGCGACGACTTCCGCGAGGGCCTCACGGCCGTCATCAGCGTGAAGGTGGCCGAGCCCCAGTTCGAGGGCCAGACCAAGACCAAGCTGGGCAACAACGAGGTGAGCGGCGCGGTGAACATCGCCGTGAGCGAGATGCTCGAGAACTACCTCGAGGAGCACCCGCGCGACGCCAAGCAGATCGTGGACAAGGTGATCCTGGCCGCCCAGGCCCGCCACGCCGCCCGCAAGGCACGCGAGATGGTGCAGCGCAAGGGCGCCTTCACCGGCGGCGGCCTGCCCGGCAAGCTCGCCGACTGCCAGAGCAAGGATGCCAGCCAGAGCGAGCTCTTCCTGGTGGAGGGCGACTCGGCCGGCGGAACCGCCAAGCAGGGCCGCAACCGCGAGTTCCAGGCCATCCTGCCCCTGCGCGGCAAGATCCTGAACGTGGAGAAGGCGATGCAGCACAAGATCCTCGACAACGAGGAGATCCGCAACATCTACACCGCCCTGGGCGTGCACATCGGCACCGAGGAGGACTCCAAGGCGCTGAACATGGAGAAGCTGCGTTACCACAAGATCATCATCATGTGCGACGCCGACGTGGACGGCAGCCACATCCAGACGTTGATCATGACCTTCTTCTACCGCCACATGCAACCGCTGATCGAACGCGGCTGCCTCTACATCGCCACCCCGCCGCTGTACATGGTGAAGAAGGGCAAGGAGCAGGTGTACTGCTGGACCGAGGCCGAGCGCGACGCGATCGTGGAGCGCATGAAAGGGGCCAACAAGGACGCCAGCGTGGGCATCCAGCGCTACAAGGGTCTCGGTGAGATGAACGCCGAGCAGCTATGGGAGACCACGATGGACCCCACGCGCCGCACCTTGCGTCAGATCACCATTGAGAACGGCGCCGAGGCCGATCGCGTCTTCAGCATGCTCATGGGCGACGATGTGCCGCCCCGCCGCGAGTTCATCGAAAAGAACGCGGTGTACGCCAAGCTGGACGTGTAA